One stretch of Oncorhynchus keta strain PuntledgeMale-10-30-2019 chromosome 16, Oket_V2, whole genome shotgun sequence DNA includes these proteins:
- the LOC118395658 gene encoding perilipin-2-like isoform X1 — protein MVQGTSQERMWFYEEHAGKSLAGPNMMPGNLNSSQNAVFRLANLPMVSSACALVSVLYCDTKHNHPYIRSLCEVVEISVTTLSSVACNSATPIIIKLEPQISVVNDLACKGLDKLESTLPVLQQPSQQIVSDVKNIMMEAKDAVVIAVYGAKNCMHYTLTGMVAMTKGASGGRANIVSLEPAVQLVSMGLKNALSLSETLVDQALPPTDEEMEDEVKTVTGFDVAAARPSSPVRLVSLTVKLCRRAYHQAEEKMRFVKVCCQKSLNLLQHTMHLDNLGALVEWTSNVQEKEDKETEGVVIHCLNVSPSVSHQLQRNCLTLACSLQNLPRHLQQQAVCVLLSASQILNNFSSTDPHLGIRPQGKVSGSLDAILDYLVHNMSLNCLVGPWCHQMPPITPRGQTNGQRKRPAKKTGVFDLGCTVTPYEQY, from the exons ATGGTGCAAGGGACATCGCAAGAAAGAATGTGGTTTTACGAAGAACATGCAGGTAAAAGTTTGGCAG GGCCAAATATGATGCCTGGGAATCTTAACTCGAGTCAG AATGCGGTCTTTCGTTTGGCTAACCTCCCCATGGTTAGTTCAGCGTGTGCACTTGTATCTGTCTTGTATTGTGACaccaaacacaaccacccctACATCCGATCGTTGTGTGAAGTGGTGGAGATTAGTGTGACGACCTTATCCTCCGTAGCCTGTAACAGTGCCACCCCCATCATCATTAAGCTGGAGCCCCAAA TTTCTGTTGTGAATGATCTTGCATGCAAAGGCCTGGATAAGCTTGAGAGTACGTTGCCAGTGCTTCAACAGCCTTCACAGCAG ATTGTTTCAGATGTGAAGAatataatgatggaggccaaagATGCTGTAGTCATTGCTGTCTACGGAGCAAAGAACTGCATGCATTACACCCTGACTGGCATGGTTGCGATGACAAAAGGAGCAAGTGGTGGGAGAGCCAACATTGTGTCCCTGGAACCTGCTGTCCAGCTGGTTAGTATGGGACTGAAAAATGCACTGAGCCTGTCAGAAACCCTGGTGGACCAAGCCCTTCCTCCGACTGATGAAGAGATGG AAGACGAGGTCAAGACTGTGACGGGCTTTGACGTTGCCGCCGCCAGGCCCAGCTCTCCTGTCCGACTGGTTTCCCTCACGGTCAAGCTGTGTAGACGAGCATACCACCAGGCAGAGGAGAAGATGCGCTTTGTCAAAGTCTGCTGTCAGAAATCCCTCAACTTGCTTCAGCACACCATGCACTTG GACAATCTTGGCGCCTTGGTGGAATGGACTAGTAACGTTCAAGAGAAGGAAGACAAGGAGACCGAG GGGGTGGTTATCCACTGCCTGAATGTCTCTCCCAGTGTGAGTCACCAGCTGCAGAGAAACTGTCTGACCCTGGCCTGCAGCCTACAAAATCTCCCCCGCCACCTCCAgcagcaggctgtgtgtgtgctgctttCTGCCTCACAGATCTTAAACAACTTTAGTTCCACTGACCCCCACCTGGGCATCAGACCTCAGGGCAAAGTGAGTGGTTCTCTGGATGCCATCCTGGACTACCTGGTCCACAACATGTCCCTCAATTGTCTGGTGGGGCCCTGGTGTCATCAGATGCCCCCCATTACTCCAAGGGGCCAGACCAATGGTCAGAGGAAGAGGCCTGCCAAGAAAACAGGTGTTTTTGACCTTGGGTGTACTGTCACACCCTATGAACAATATTGA
- the LOC118395658 gene encoding perilipin-2-like isoform X2: MVQGTSQERMWFYEEHAGPNMMPGNLNSSQNAVFRLANLPMVSSACALVSVLYCDTKHNHPYIRSLCEVVEISVTTLSSVACNSATPIIIKLEPQISVVNDLACKGLDKLESTLPVLQQPSQQIVSDVKNIMMEAKDAVVIAVYGAKNCMHYTLTGMVAMTKGASGGRANIVSLEPAVQLVSMGLKNALSLSETLVDQALPPTDEEMEDEVKTVTGFDVAAARPSSPVRLVSLTVKLCRRAYHQAEEKMRFVKVCCQKSLNLLQHTMHLDNLGALVEWTSNVQEKEDKETEGVVIHCLNVSPSVSHQLQRNCLTLACSLQNLPRHLQQQAVCVLLSASQILNNFSSTDPHLGIRPQGKVSGSLDAILDYLVHNMSLNCLVGPWCHQMPPITPRGQTNGQRKRPAKKTGVFDLGCTVTPYEQY; the protein is encoded by the exons ATGGTGCAAGGGACATCGCAAGAAAGAATGTGGTTTTACGAAGAACATGCAG GGCCAAATATGATGCCTGGGAATCTTAACTCGAGTCAG AATGCGGTCTTTCGTTTGGCTAACCTCCCCATGGTTAGTTCAGCGTGTGCACTTGTATCTGTCTTGTATTGTGACaccaaacacaaccacccctACATCCGATCGTTGTGTGAAGTGGTGGAGATTAGTGTGACGACCTTATCCTCCGTAGCCTGTAACAGTGCCACCCCCATCATCATTAAGCTGGAGCCCCAAA TTTCTGTTGTGAATGATCTTGCATGCAAAGGCCTGGATAAGCTTGAGAGTACGTTGCCAGTGCTTCAACAGCCTTCACAGCAG ATTGTTTCAGATGTGAAGAatataatgatggaggccaaagATGCTGTAGTCATTGCTGTCTACGGAGCAAAGAACTGCATGCATTACACCCTGACTGGCATGGTTGCGATGACAAAAGGAGCAAGTGGTGGGAGAGCCAACATTGTGTCCCTGGAACCTGCTGTCCAGCTGGTTAGTATGGGACTGAAAAATGCACTGAGCCTGTCAGAAACCCTGGTGGACCAAGCCCTTCCTCCGACTGATGAAGAGATGG AAGACGAGGTCAAGACTGTGACGGGCTTTGACGTTGCCGCCGCCAGGCCCAGCTCTCCTGTCCGACTGGTTTCCCTCACGGTCAAGCTGTGTAGACGAGCATACCACCAGGCAGAGGAGAAGATGCGCTTTGTCAAAGTCTGCTGTCAGAAATCCCTCAACTTGCTTCAGCACACCATGCACTTG GACAATCTTGGCGCCTTGGTGGAATGGACTAGTAACGTTCAAGAGAAGGAAGACAAGGAGACCGAG GGGGTGGTTATCCACTGCCTGAATGTCTCTCCCAGTGTGAGTCACCAGCTGCAGAGAAACTGTCTGACCCTGGCCTGCAGCCTACAAAATCTCCCCCGCCACCTCCAgcagcaggctgtgtgtgtgctgctttCTGCCTCACAGATCTTAAACAACTTTAGTTCCACTGACCCCCACCTGGGCATCAGACCTCAGGGCAAAGTGAGTGGTTCTCTGGATGCCATCCTGGACTACCTGGTCCACAACATGTCCCTCAATTGTCTGGTGGGGCCCTGGTGTCATCAGATGCCCCCCATTACTCCAAGGGGCCAGACCAATGGTCAGAGGAAGAGGCCTGCCAAGAAAACAGGTGTTTTTGACCTTGGGTGTACTGTCACACCCTATGAACAATATTGA